From one Lactiplantibacillus paraplantarum genomic stretch:
- a CDS encoding NFACT RNA binding domain-containing protein — MSFDGLFTHAMVTELRQALVGGRISKINQPYQSELILTVRANRKNQPVLLSADPTYPRIQTTQIPTINPAVPTNFAMMMRKYLQGAIVTDVTQMANDRVVHLTVTTRNELGDAETLTLIIEIMARHSNVILVDNQTSKIIDAIKHVGADQNRYRLLLPGATYIEPPKQDKQDPFTPNTDYQTLVQDYPNEDVLAKQLQQHYQGLGRDSAQQLAADLHQPGDLNQHYQDFLAQFDHPQATLITLPNHKTMFAAGPFSHFGKPTRQFESLSELLDFYYADAAQRERVQQQAGNLIRVVKNNLKKNRNKLKKLEQTLANTKQADELRLKGEILTTYLHEVKRGMTEITLPDYYHDNTPLKIQLSNQLSPSRNAQKYFSRYQKQKNAVGFVGEQIKLTQTEIDYLDNIQTQIELASPADIAEIREELTQQGYLKQHRTKKKQRSSRKPSQPQEFIASDGTAISVGKNNRQNDQLTLKTARKSDYWLHTQKIPGSHVIVHSDDPSEQTLTEAANLAAYFSKARASATVPVDYVQVRRIRKPNGAKPGFVIYEGQKTLYVSPNADLVEQLTPHA; from the coding sequence ATGTCCTTTGATGGTCTATTTACTCATGCCATGGTCACCGAATTACGCCAAGCCCTTGTTGGCGGTCGTATTTCCAAAATTAATCAGCCATACCAAAGCGAATTGATTCTGACTGTCCGGGCCAACCGGAAGAATCAACCCGTTCTGTTATCTGCTGACCCAACGTATCCACGTATTCAAACGACTCAGATTCCAACTATTAACCCGGCCGTGCCGACGAACTTTGCGATGATGATGCGTAAATACTTACAAGGTGCCATTGTTACTGATGTGACCCAAATGGCTAACGATCGGGTCGTTCACCTCACCGTGACGACTCGTAACGAACTTGGTGATGCCGAAACACTCACCCTGATTATTGAAATTATGGCGCGTCACAGTAATGTGATTTTAGTTGACAATCAAACTAGCAAAATCATTGACGCCATCAAACATGTCGGGGCTGATCAAAATCGCTATCGGCTCCTGCTACCGGGTGCGACCTATATCGAGCCCCCCAAGCAAGACAAACAAGATCCATTTACGCCGAACACTGATTATCAGACATTAGTGCAAGACTACCCAAATGAAGACGTCTTAGCAAAACAGCTACAACAACATTATCAAGGTCTGGGCCGTGATAGTGCCCAACAATTAGCTGCTGATTTGCATCAACCTGGCGATCTCAATCAACATTATCAAGACTTTTTAGCTCAGTTTGATCATCCACAAGCGACGTTAATTACGTTACCGAATCATAAGACGATGTTTGCTGCTGGTCCGTTTAGCCATTTCGGTAAGCCAACGCGCCAATTTGAGTCGCTGAGCGAGTTACTCGATTTTTATTATGCCGATGCTGCACAACGTGAACGAGTGCAACAACAAGCTGGCAATCTGATTCGAGTTGTTAAAAATAACTTGAAGAAAAATCGTAACAAACTAAAGAAATTGGAACAAACCTTGGCTAACACTAAACAGGCTGATGAACTTCGATTAAAGGGTGAAATCTTAACGACCTATCTACATGAAGTCAAACGCGGAATGACTGAAATCACCTTACCGGACTACTATCACGATAATACACCGTTAAAAATCCAGCTCTCTAATCAGCTCTCGCCTTCCCGAAACGCGCAGAAATACTTTTCACGTTACCAAAAGCAAAAAAACGCGGTCGGTTTCGTTGGTGAACAAATCAAACTGACACAAACTGAAATTGATTACCTGGACAATATCCAGACACAAATTGAACTGGCCAGTCCGGCCGACATCGCTGAAATTCGCGAGGAATTGACGCAACAAGGCTATTTGAAACAACATCGAACTAAGAAAAAGCAGCGTAGTTCCCGGAAACCTAGTCAACCACAGGAATTCATCGCTAGTGATGGCACCGCCATTTCAGTTGGGAAAAATAATCGGCAAAATGATCAGTTAACCCTGAAAACGGCTCGTAAGAGTGATTACTGGCTACACACGCAAAAGATCCCCGGATCACACGTGATTGTCCATTCTGATGATCCCAGTGAGCAGACTCTTACGGAAGCGGCTAATCTAGCTGCCTATTTCTCCAAGGCACGCGCTTCAGCCACCGTTCCAGTCGACTACGTTCAGGTTCGGCGCATTCGGAAACCCAACGGTGCCAAACCCGGCTTTGTAATCTATGAGGGGCAAAAAACGCTATACGTTTCACCGAATGCTGACCTTGTTGAACAACTAACACCACACGCATAA
- a CDS encoding MarR family winged helix-turn-helix transcriptional regulator, translating to MKSSLTALAETAKLQTAILKQITKAQGITVAEWQLLIQLQAGANTQEKLAAAMQLDTSTLSRQLASLVKKERLSKEAIGRDRRQLVYTITPAGTDALTMINTNYQQFEAEVFDKWPQDEQNLLRILLNRLNKSVSRILES from the coding sequence ATGAAATCAAGTTTAACTGCACTAGCGGAAACGGCTAAATTACAAACGGCCATTTTAAAACAAATTACGAAAGCGCAAGGAATCACCGTTGCGGAATGGCAATTGCTAATTCAATTGCAAGCGGGTGCCAATACGCAAGAAAAATTAGCGGCGGCGATGCAACTGGACACATCAACTTTAAGCCGACAACTTGCTAGTCTCGTCAAAAAAGAACGCTTAAGCAAGGAAGCCATTGGCCGTGACCGCCGACAATTGGTTTACACGATTACCCCGGCAGGGACGGACGCATTGACGATGATTAACACTAATTATCAACAGTTCGAAGCTGAGGTTTTTGATAAATGGCCACAAGATGAACAAAACTTGTTACGAATCTTGTTGAACCGGCTAAATAAGTCAGTTAGTCGAATTCTTGAATCATAA
- a CDS encoding DegV family protein — protein MKIAVVTDSTSYLTPQEVADNDIHVVPIPVIIDGKVYQEGVDIKTADFYANMKSFKSFPSTSQPPVGEMVAFYNRLGDQGYDAVVSIHLASTISGFYNSLMNMRAMVDNIKLYPYDSQITVRLMGYLAIEASRMAKAGHSVEEILARLDDLRASMGEYFIVDDLQNLVRGGRLSNASAFIGSVLRIKPLLTFDDQSHEIVAFEKVRSTKKALARVEQLFAQAQAKVDYPLRAIIVQGNNLAAAEDWKQKLQQVYPDMPIDITYFGPVIGAHLGDKSLALAWLKDIDKAY, from the coding sequence ATGAAGATTGCTGTTGTTACTGACAGCACGAGCTATTTGACACCGCAAGAGGTTGCAGACAATGATATTCATGTCGTGCCAATTCCGGTTATTATAGATGGGAAAGTATATCAAGAAGGTGTCGACATTAAGACGGCCGACTTCTACGCAAATATGAAATCATTTAAGTCGTTTCCAAGTACGTCCCAACCACCCGTGGGGGAAATGGTGGCGTTTTATAATCGGTTGGGTGATCAAGGCTATGATGCGGTTGTTAGTATTCACCTTGCCAGCACGATTTCTGGTTTCTATAACAGTTTGATGAATATGCGCGCAATGGTCGACAATATTAAGCTCTACCCGTATGACTCTCAGATTACGGTTCGGTTGATGGGTTATTTAGCAATCGAAGCATCACGGATGGCTAAAGCAGGTCATAGTGTTGAAGAGATCCTCGCACGCCTCGATGATTTACGGGCGTCAATGGGCGAATACTTTATTGTGGATGATTTACAAAACCTCGTTCGTGGCGGTCGGTTATCAAATGCTTCCGCGTTTATTGGGAGTGTCTTACGCATCAAGCCCTTGCTGACTTTTGATGATCAGAGTCACGAAATTGTTGCGTTTGAAAAGGTTCGCTCGACCAAAAAGGCCTTAGCACGAGTCGAGCAATTATTTGCTCAAGCGCAAGCCAAAGTCGACTATCCACTACGGGCGATTATCGTTCAGGGAAATAACTTAGCAGCTGCCGAGGATTGGAAGCAGAAACTGCAACAAGTTTATCCAGACATGCCAATTGACATCACTTATTTTGGTCCGGTAATTGGGGCCCACTTGGGTGATAAATCGTTGGCCTTAGCTTGGTTGAAAGATATTGACAAGGCATACTAA
- a CDS encoding GNAT family N-acetyltransferase, translating into MQIIFSATPANRAAAYALRQAVFVEERGIAADVEFDSKDTDQRDYAVLYLRPDLPVATLRLEPQVAAVMRFGRVCTRQAYRGQGWGQQLLTAAELWAAQHGFTQGEIHGELTAQTFYERCGYHVTAGPYHEDGAPVVVMHKQL; encoded by the coding sequence ATGCAGATTATCTTTTCAGCAACACCAGCCAACCGGGCAGCGGCCTACGCGTTGCGTCAAGCTGTGTTTGTCGAGGAACGTGGCATCGCTGCTGACGTTGAGTTTGACAGCAAGGATACGGATCAGCGGGACTATGCTGTTCTATACTTGCGGCCAGACTTACCGGTAGCCACATTGCGCTTGGAACCGCAAGTAGCGGCCGTCATGCGCTTTGGACGGGTCTGCACTCGACAAGCCTATCGTGGGCAGGGATGGGGGCAGCAATTATTAACAGCAGCGGAGCTTTGGGCTGCTCAGCATGGTTTTACTCAGGGTGAAATTCATGGTGAATTGACGGCGCAGACGTTTTATGAGCGCTGTGGCTACCATGTTACAGCTGGACCATATCATGAAGATGGTGCGCCGGTTGTCGTGATGCACAAGCAATTATAG
- a CDS encoding DUF975 family protein: MIQKTRAELKTEVKQLFKGRWKDAILLCIIISLLTIFGVMSDYSSRMRSGDPSSNGETFKQLGTFTGADLSLILAVVVGFLLVQLVVALVIQLFRIGTSYAMLDWVRQPERKIHPVSDSTIGFTKRYGWALVGLIIYKAILVFLWSLLLIVPGIIKAYAYTQTFYVYKDMLATTSAGQPRPRYRDAVTRSRQLMKGHKWQLFVLQLSFLGWALLSVLTAGIGQLWLTPYTYGVFANYYDNLQAIN, translated from the coding sequence ATGATTCAAAAAACAAGAGCAGAGCTAAAAACTGAGGTCAAGCAGCTATTCAAGGGACGCTGGAAAGATGCTATTTTGTTATGTATTATTATTAGTTTACTGACAATTTTTGGCGTGATGTCCGACTACTCTAGTCGAATGCGATCAGGAGACCCGTCGAGCAATGGTGAAACGTTCAAGCAGCTTGGGACATTTACTGGTGCGGATCTTTCGTTAATTTTAGCAGTCGTGGTGGGATTTCTTCTCGTGCAATTAGTCGTTGCACTAGTGATTCAGCTTTTTCGGATTGGGACGAGTTATGCCATGTTGGATTGGGTCCGGCAACCTGAACGAAAAATACATCCGGTCAGTGACTCGACGATTGGCTTCACGAAACGCTATGGCTGGGCACTAGTTGGTTTGATTATTTATAAAGCAATTCTAGTGTTCTTGTGGAGTTTACTATTGATTGTTCCTGGCATTATTAAGGCCTATGCTTACACACAGACATTTTATGTGTATAAGGATATGTTAGCGACTACCTCGGCAGGTCAGCCACGGCCACGTTATCGCGATGCTGTTACACGAAGTCGGCAGTTGATGAAGGGCCATAAGTGGCAACTGTTCGTATTACAATTAAGCTTTTTGGGCTGGGCGTTGCTCAGTGTTTTGACAGCTGGAATTGGTCAATTGTGGTTGACGCCATACACTTACGGTGTTTTTGCTAATTATTATGATAATTTACAAGCCATTAATTAA
- a CDS encoding RNA-binding protein, whose translation MNRNVEVKYPAIFRDEGTYWDVRFPDVPAAQTFGASVQVAADNAANALAIALFEQSLPAASNPQYWRLASTEFVVWITMADVQFGPDADTPEPMN comes from the coding sequence TTGAATCGCAATGTGGAAGTTAAATATCCAGCCATTTTTCGTGATGAAGGCACGTATTGGGATGTACGGTTTCCAGACGTTCCTGCTGCCCAAACCTTTGGGGCGAGTGTCCAAGTTGCTGCAGACAATGCGGCTAACGCGTTGGCAATTGCGCTTTTTGAACAATCACTACCGGCGGCATCAAATCCGCAATATTGGCGGTTAGCCTCAACGGAATTTGTTGTTTGGATTACGATGGCGGATGTCCAATTTGGACCAGATGCCGATACGCCGGAACCAATGAATTAA
- a CDS encoding DUF4931 domain-containing protein, whose amino-acid sequence MQAHPLIFDTAIAKDKPENIRHPHNACPFCDPQQLTDILAQDADRIWLMNKFPTLQATWQTIIIESAAHDGDISLYSPAQNRAVFAFALKHWQATMASDRFESVLLYKNFGPHSGGSLRHPHMQIVGLTDIDGYINVRPANLTGYPVITDGQIQITVSDQPIMGFVEINVTAPLTAVSQLADAVQQVVQYTLNTYFHGWCDSYNLFFYPQGLQIVAKVVPLFNVSPYYIGYRLSQADTPERMRTITGEIRQQFLATRD is encoded by the coding sequence ATGCAAGCACATCCGTTAATTTTTGATACGGCAATTGCTAAGGATAAACCGGAGAATATTCGGCATCCGCATAATGCCTGCCCGTTTTGTGACCCCCAACAATTAACTGATATCTTAGCCCAAGATGCTGATCGGATCTGGCTAATGAACAAGTTTCCGACCTTACAAGCGACGTGGCAAACGATCATTATTGAATCGGCCGCACATGATGGCGATATTTCGCTTTATTCACCCGCGCAAAACCGGGCTGTTTTTGCGTTTGCACTGAAGCATTGGCAAGCGACGATGGCTAGTGATCGGTTTGAATCCGTTTTGCTGTACAAAAACTTTGGTCCCCATTCAGGTGGTAGTTTGCGCCATCCCCATATGCAGATTGTTGGCTTAACGGATATCGATGGTTATATTAACGTGCGCCCAGCTAACTTAACTGGGTATCCCGTAATAACGGATGGTCAGATTCAAATCACGGTTTCTGATCAGCCAATCATGGGATTTGTCGAGATCAACGTAACAGCACCGTTAACGGCAGTATCACAGCTGGCCGATGCTGTTCAACAAGTAGTTCAATATACATTGAACACTTACTTTCATGGTTGGTGTGACAGTTATAACTTGTTCTTCTATCCGCAGGGTTTACAAATCGTTGCTAAGGTGGTTCCACTGTTTAACGTTTCACCATATTATATCGGTTATCGCCTGTCACAAGCTGACACCCCTGAACGGATGCGGACGATTACGGGCGAAATCCGGCAACAATTCTTAGCGACCAGAGATTAG
- a CDS encoding MFS transporter, whose amino-acid sequence MLSPITRRNLCLSYGYAACAFFGITTLWVIFLQQQGLSLVEIGLCESVFHLTSFLSEVPSGILADRFGYRSVLVGSRLMAISHAIIMLTAHSLTWFIVAFILQAWAYNLQSGTIAAAQYDSLVTDQATQHYPRVTTTLNTTIELADTIGVVLAGWFLPNHLITTYWLYLIVAAIAIVTASWLHVSHTPSATSSAEQPTLHQILIAAGHLLIAQPRLRTLMVFDALFSALGTTYYYYFQTVMTAHHFSGALITTVLISGMILNILAIQITPWLQRHQTQRQLLVKLCLGLVIALLSTFGHAIGLLVIIYLVINSLMAMIEPLFSNYYNQLISNGQRATLLSVASMAFSLAMVGSFPLIGWLIQMVGFTVTFGSCGLLTLMTLLGIYRYEFHTVN is encoded by the coding sequence ATGTTATCACCAATTACCCGTCGTAACTTATGCCTCAGTTATGGTTACGCCGCCTGCGCCTTTTTTGGTATCACCACCCTATGGGTTATTTTTTTACAACAGCAAGGCTTATCACTAGTTGAAATCGGCCTATGTGAAAGCGTGTTTCACCTCACTAGTTTTCTCTCAGAGGTCCCATCTGGCATTCTAGCCGACCGTTTTGGGTACCGTAGTGTCCTCGTTGGAAGCCGCTTAATGGCCATTAGTCATGCGATTATTATGTTAACAGCTCATAGTCTGACGTGGTTCATTGTAGCCTTTATTTTACAGGCCTGGGCGTATAATCTTCAATCTGGCACCATTGCCGCTGCCCAATATGACAGTTTAGTAACCGATCAGGCAACTCAACATTATCCCCGAGTAACGACGACTCTGAACACTACGATCGAACTCGCTGATACGATTGGGGTCGTCCTAGCCGGTTGGTTCCTACCGAATCACTTGATCACGACGTACTGGTTGTACTTAATCGTTGCTGCCATTGCCATCGTCACAGCGAGTTGGTTACACGTCTCGCACACCCCCTCAGCAACTAGCAGTGCTGAGCAACCAACTTTACATCAAATTCTAATCGCGGCCGGACATCTCTTAATTGCACAACCCCGGTTGCGAACCTTGATGGTGTTTGACGCCTTATTTTCAGCATTGGGAACAACTTATTATTACTATTTTCAAACAGTCATGACGGCCCATCATTTTAGTGGAGCGTTAATCACAACCGTCCTCATTTCAGGAATGATACTCAATATTCTGGCCATTCAAATAACACCTTGGTTACAGCGTCACCAAACCCAACGACAATTATTAGTAAAGCTGTGTTTAGGGCTGGTCATTGCGCTTCTCAGCACTTTCGGCCACGCCATTGGTTTGCTGGTCATCATTTATTTAGTCATCAACAGTTTGATGGCAATGATTGAACCGTTATTTTCTAATTACTATAATCAACTGATTTCCAACGGCCAGCGTGCAACCTTGTTGAGTGTCGCGAGTATGGCATTTAGTTTGGCCATGGTCGGCAGTTTCCCACTTATCGGTTGGCTGATTCAGATGGTGGGCTTTACCGTTACTTTTGGCAGTTGCGGGTTACTGACACTGATGACACTACTGGGAATCTACCGATACGAGTTTCATACCGTAAATTAG
- a CDS encoding DUF960 domain-containing protein, which translates to MFDQDEERFATLGLASKLPSAVIDGIWGIIDQNLKGVVRLPRVLQFALIARNGQVTVAFDAQHDAIMEFDLPTSYQQEFPETVAVLDDGQYQTMMLLDELSV; encoded by the coding sequence ATGTTTGATCAAGATGAAGAACGGTTTGCAACGTTAGGTTTAGCTTCCAAACTACCAAGCGCGGTTATTGATGGCATTTGGGGAATTATTGATCAGAATTTAAAAGGAGTCGTCCGGTTACCACGAGTGCTTCAATTCGCACTCATTGCCCGTAATGGTCAGGTCACGGTTGCTTTTGATGCTCAGCACGATGCCATCATGGAATTTGACTTACCCACCAGTTATCAGCAAGAATTTCCGGAGACAGTCGCGGTACTGGATGACGGTCAGTATCAAACCATGATGTTGCTAGATGAATTGTCTGTTTAA
- a CDS encoding DUF1003 domain-containing protein codes for MAKTAVCIVDQQRYQVVDGMRLEELETSLRQMIMKDFPQAHNSSFICSEHLVHYRLAKMDAMIENDYHQNDKVNAQLSKILANNTYQVVDVNNELESSLTFGQRVADGVARFGGSWAFIISFVVVMLVWMLLNVLPIFSHHFDPYPFILLNLFLSMVAAIQAPLIMMSQNRAAEYDRLQAANDFKVNSMSEEEIRVLHSKVDHLIQQDEPNMLEIQKMQTQMLGEIQAQVNELRRLQPKRRRNQI; via the coding sequence ATGGCGAAAACAGCAGTGTGCATTGTCGATCAGCAACGTTACCAAGTTGTGGACGGCATGCGATTAGAAGAATTGGAAACAAGCTTGCGGCAAATGATTATGAAGGACTTTCCGCAAGCTCATAACAGCAGTTTCATTTGTAGTGAGCATCTTGTCCATTACCGCTTGGCGAAAATGGATGCGATGATTGAAAACGATTATCATCAAAATGATAAGGTCAATGCACAGTTGTCCAAGATTCTAGCCAATAATACTTACCAGGTCGTTGATGTTAATAATGAACTTGAAAGTTCACTGACGTTTGGTCAGCGAGTTGCGGATGGGGTAGCACGTTTTGGTGGGAGTTGGGCGTTTATCATCTCGTTTGTCGTTGTGATGCTAGTATGGATGCTGTTGAACGTTTTGCCAATTTTTAGCCACCATTTTGATCCTTACCCCTTTATCCTATTAAACTTATTTCTGAGTATGGTCGCGGCTATTCAAGCGCCATTGATCATGATGAGTCAGAACCGGGCTGCAGAGTACGACCGGCTGCAAGCGGCTAATGATTTCAAAGTAAACTCAATGTCTGAGGAGGAAATTCGGGTTCTGCATTCGAAGGTCGACCATTTGATTCAACAAGATGAACCTAATATGCTTGAAATTCAAAAGATGCAGACACAAATGCTAGGTGAAATTCAGGCACAGGTCAATGAACTGCGCCGATTACAGCCTAAACGCCGGCGTAATCAGATTTAG
- a CDS encoding DUF368 domain-containing protein — protein MPTKTTDTFWKRFFKGVVIALGFILPGVSGGVLAAILGIYERLLGFMAHFRRNFKRDFWYFVPVGLGGIVGIALLSAPLEYLLAHAQVIVLWGFAGAIIGTLPALMKTAASQTPRDWLDGVWFFGTFIISAGLLYFMSELFGTLPANFGGFIVAGALIALGVLVPGLSPSNLLLILGLFTPMLTGFKKLDIMGVYLPIAIGGALAMALFSKLMDYLLVKFHSRVYHFILGIVLASTMLILIPNPYAAESISYANATLSTYLLSALALAVGIALGYWMSALETKYK, from the coding sequence ATGCCAACTAAAACAACTGATACTTTCTGGAAACGATTCTTTAAAGGCGTCGTCATTGCCCTCGGTTTCATTTTGCCGGGCGTCTCTGGTGGGGTTCTGGCCGCTATTCTTGGAATTTACGAACGCTTACTGGGCTTCATGGCCCACTTCCGCCGTAACTTCAAGCGCGACTTCTGGTACTTTGTTCCGGTCGGATTAGGGGGAATCGTCGGAATTGCCCTCTTATCCGCCCCACTGGAATACTTATTGGCCCATGCTCAGGTTATTGTGCTCTGGGGATTTGCTGGCGCAATTATTGGGACCTTACCAGCGCTGATGAAAACTGCCGCCAGCCAAACACCCCGTGACTGGCTCGATGGGGTCTGGTTCTTCGGAACTTTCATCATCAGTGCCGGGTTGCTCTATTTCATGAGTGAGCTATTTGGGACTTTGCCGGCCAACTTTGGTGGCTTCATCGTTGCCGGCGCCTTGATTGCTTTGGGCGTACTAGTCCCCGGGCTAAGCCCCTCTAACTTACTGCTCATTCTGGGCCTCTTTACGCCCATGCTGACCGGCTTTAAAAAATTAGACATCATGGGCGTCTACTTACCGATTGCCATCGGTGGTGCCCTTGCAATGGCCTTATTCTCTAAATTAATGGACTACCTATTAGTGAAATTCCATTCACGAGTCTACCACTTCATCCTCGGCATCGTCCTCGCTAGCACCATGCTGATCCTGATTCCAAATCCATATGCTGCTGAAAGCATCTCATATGCCAACGCCACGCTCAGCACTTATCTACTAAGCGCACTGGCACTGGCAGTTGGGATTGCGCTTGGTTACTGGATGAGTGCCTTAGAAACTAAATATAAATAA
- a CDS encoding amino acid permease produces MENQQLARKLKRRHVQMIALGGAIGTGLFLGSGSAIKQAGPSILLAYAIGGFFCYLMMRALGELLLSDTRLHSFLEFINRYLGKRFEFAIGWTYWLCWISLAMADLTASGIYIRYWFPWIPQWVTPLIIILVLLIFNMLSVSAFGELEYWFSMIKVVAIIALIVTGAILIGSSAHVGGQTVSVTNLVSHGGFFPKGIHGFLMSFSLVIFAFTGIEMVGITAGEAENPETELPRAINSLPIRISFFYVGALFVIMAIYPWNQITTSQSPFVQVFSDIGIKAAASIINFVVLTAALSACNSAIFSTSRTLFTLAHGDNAPKWMGKVNRYNVPARSLLFSSLILLVIVALNYVIPSTVFTLISNVATTNFIIVWCALLVCHYVYKRTAASAQNPFKLPLFPISNIMTLVFFIAVTVVLCFDQVNRWAVIGSVVWFVMLLVIERGMHRVK; encoded by the coding sequence ATGGAAAATCAACAACTTGCCCGCAAGTTAAAACGGCGTCACGTCCAAATGATTGCGCTCGGTGGTGCCATTGGGACGGGACTGTTTTTAGGTTCAGGGTCGGCCATTAAGCAGGCTGGACCGTCGATCTTGTTAGCCTATGCCATTGGTGGTTTCTTCTGTTACTTGATGATGCGGGCACTTGGTGAACTATTGTTATCAGATACGCGCTTGCACTCATTTTTGGAGTTTATTAATCGTTATCTGGGCAAGCGCTTTGAGTTTGCCATTGGATGGACTTATTGGCTCTGCTGGATCAGTCTTGCGATGGCTGATTTAACCGCGAGCGGGATTTATATTCGTTACTGGTTCCCGTGGATTCCACAATGGGTGACACCGTTGATTATTATTTTGGTTTTATTAATATTCAATATGTTGTCTGTCAGTGCGTTTGGCGAGCTAGAATACTGGTTTTCAATGATCAAAGTCGTCGCGATTATCGCACTGATCGTGACCGGTGCGATTTTAATTGGCTCATCGGCACACGTTGGGGGTCAAACCGTTTCGGTGACTAATTTAGTTAGTCATGGTGGTTTTTTTCCTAAAGGTATCCATGGGTTTCTGATGTCATTTTCATTAGTTATTTTTGCGTTTACGGGCATTGAAATGGTCGGTATCACGGCAGGTGAAGCCGAAAACCCGGAAACGGAATTACCACGAGCTATCAATAGCTTGCCCATTCGAATTTCGTTCTTCTACGTTGGGGCCCTATTTGTGATTATGGCTATTTATCCTTGGAATCAGATTACAACGAGTCAGTCACCCTTTGTACAAGTCTTCAGTGACATTGGAATCAAGGCCGCTGCTAGTATTATTAACTTTGTGGTCTTGACGGCGGCATTGTCGGCTTGCAACAGTGCGATCTTCAGTACGAGTCGGACATTATTTACATTAGCACATGGCGATAATGCCCCTAAATGGATGGGAAAAGTTAATCGATATAACGTCCCGGCACGGTCACTATTATTTTCATCATTAATTTTATTAGTAATCGTGGCCTTGAATTATGTCATTCCTAGCACGGTCTTTACGCTGATTTCAAATGTTGCCACGACTAATTTTATTATTGTCTGGTGCGCATTACTAGTCTGTCATTACGTCTATAAGCGGACGGCAGCTAGTGCGCAGAATCCATTTAAATTACCATTATTTCCAATTTCTAATATTATGACATTAGTGTTTTTTATCGCAGTTACGGTCGTCTTATGTTTTGACCAAGTTAATCGCTGGGCCGTCATTGGTTCAGTCGTATGGTTCGTGATGTTATTAGTGATTGAGCGAGGCATGCATCGTGTGAAGTAG